One part of the Streptomyces ferrugineus genome encodes these proteins:
- a CDS encoding sodium-dependent transporter, which produces MARQTSGAKREVFSSRFAFVAAAIGMAVGTGNIWRFPRDVGAGGGGVFIIALVLANLVWAVPLLMAESLLGSRSRLGTIGAFRHFMGRKFAWMGGFMGVVTVGILFYYTVICGWAVRYFVYAVSGKFASGVDRRQTQQLWDGFVASPAQTILFHVLAAFLVGFVVIRGLKGGLEAVLKITVPLLFVILVLLAARAMTLSGAGEGLRYLFVPDWGRMLDGEMWLGAFVQMAFSTGAGWGLYLTYSVYMRKKEDFALNAGIVVAGNHLASLLAGIAVICTVFAVQSPQYAQDAVAAGDQGLMFVYLAALFGQMPGGTWVFAPLFFLVLVLAGLSSLIAMMELAVRNVMDFGIQRKTAVVAIVLVTLVGGIPSALDLDVLTNQDNVWGVGLLISGLFAAIAMMRYGLERARRELDLTSDFTVGAWWKVLIALFPLMFGAVFGWFMYLSVTDDSQTWYDPLQTFSIGTMVLQWTALLVVMLLLNNLFSRRLSRSPLTADGDERSPAHREEEV; this is translated from the coding sequence ATGGCGCGTCAGACATCCGGTGCGAAGCGAGAGGTGTTCTCCAGCCGCTTCGCGTTCGTGGCCGCCGCCATCGGAATGGCGGTGGGCACCGGCAACATTTGGCGATTCCCCCGCGACGTCGGAGCGGGCGGTGGCGGCGTGTTCATCATCGCCCTGGTGCTCGCCAACCTGGTCTGGGCCGTCCCGCTGCTGATGGCGGAGTCACTGCTCGGGTCCCGCAGCCGGCTCGGCACCATCGGGGCCTTCCGCCACTTCATGGGCCGGAAATTCGCCTGGATGGGCGGATTCATGGGCGTGGTCACGGTCGGCATCCTCTTCTACTACACGGTGATCTGCGGCTGGGCGGTCCGCTACTTCGTCTACGCGGTCAGCGGCAAGTTCGCCTCGGGTGTCGACAGACGGCAGACCCAGCAACTCTGGGACGGCTTCGTCGCGAGTCCGGCACAGACGATCCTGTTCCACGTGCTCGCGGCCTTCCTCGTCGGTTTCGTGGTGATCCGCGGCCTGAAGGGCGGCCTGGAAGCCGTACTCAAGATCACCGTGCCGCTGTTGTTCGTCATTCTGGTGCTGCTCGCGGCCCGTGCGATGACCCTGTCGGGGGCCGGCGAGGGGCTGCGCTACCTGTTCGTGCCCGACTGGGGCAGGATGCTCGACGGTGAGATGTGGCTCGGCGCGTTTGTGCAGATGGCCTTCTCCACCGGTGCCGGCTGGGGCCTCTACCTCACCTACTCGGTGTACATGCGCAAGAAGGAGGACTTCGCGCTCAACGCGGGAATCGTGGTCGCCGGCAACCACCTGGCCTCACTCCTCGCCGGGATCGCGGTCATCTGCACGGTCTTCGCGGTGCAGTCGCCGCAGTATGCGCAGGACGCCGTCGCGGCCGGGGACCAGGGGCTGATGTTCGTGTACCTCGCCGCGCTGTTCGGCCAGATGCCCGGCGGCACATGGGTCTTCGCGCCGCTGTTCTTCCTCGTGCTCGTGCTCGCCGGCCTGTCCAGCCTGATCGCCATGATGGAACTCGCCGTGCGCAACGTGATGGACTTCGGCATCCAGCGCAAGACGGCCGTTGTCGCGATCGTCCTCGTCACGCTCGTCGGCGGCATCCCCTCCGCGCTCGACCTGGACGTGCTGACCAACCAGGACAACGTCTGGGGCGTCGGGCTGCTGATCAGCGGACTGTTCGCCGCGATCGCCATGATGCGCTACGGCCTGGAGCGTGCACGCCGTGAGCTGGACCTCACGAGCGACTTCACGGTCGGTGCCTGGTGGAAGGTCCTGATCGCACTCTTCCCGCTGATGTTCGGTGCGGTGTTCGGCTGGTTCATGTACCTCTCCGTCACCGATGACTCGCAGACCTGGTACGACCCGCTCCAGACGTTCAGCATCGGCACGATGGTGCTCCAGTGGACGGCGCTCCTTGTCGTGATGCTGCTGCTCAACAACCTGTTCTCGCGGAGGCTGAGCCGTAGCCCGCTCACCGCCGACGGCGACGAACGATCGCCCGCCCACCGGGAAGAGGAGGTCTGA
- a CDS encoding LysR family transcriptional regulator — MLKPLHLLTLQAVVRSGSFAFAARSLGYTASAISQQISALEKETGLVLFEREAHGIRPTAAAHRLVDLSTRVLAAMDDLDHQVRELATGATGRLRLGSFPTASVRLVPPALSALVETHPRARIQLEEGEPEELVDLLGSGDLDIALVYEYGLSPRQWPDGLTRHRLLHEDLVLLRPWGSGPCAGLSQLAEARWITSREGTAGARSLIRLCAAAGFDAEVAFRSNNYNVVRELVSARLGVAVVPALGHVPSEEIEAVRLTQRSAHRQVMALHRSENSNPLLGTVLGALRRAVPTGEPYLHPAEEPES, encoded by the coding sequence TTGCTGAAGCCCCTGCATCTCCTCACGCTGCAAGCCGTGGTCAGGAGCGGTTCGTTCGCCTTCGCGGCCCGCAGCCTCGGCTATACCGCCTCCGCGATCTCGCAGCAGATCTCCGCCCTGGAGAAGGAGACCGGGCTGGTCCTGTTCGAGCGGGAGGCGCACGGGATCCGTCCGACGGCCGCGGCCCACCGCCTGGTCGACCTCAGCACCCGGGTGCTGGCCGCCATGGACGACCTGGACCACCAGGTACGGGAACTCGCCACCGGAGCCACCGGGCGGCTGAGGCTGGGCAGTTTCCCGACGGCGAGCGTCCGGCTGGTGCCTCCCGCGCTGTCGGCGCTCGTCGAAACCCACCCGCGGGCGCGGATCCAGCTCGAGGAGGGCGAACCCGAAGAACTCGTGGACCTGCTCGGCAGTGGTGACCTGGACATCGCTCTGGTCTACGAGTACGGGCTCAGCCCTCGGCAGTGGCCCGACGGACTGACCCGTCACCGCTTGCTGCACGAGGACCTCGTCCTGCTGCGGCCCTGGGGCAGCGGTCCGTGCGCGGGCCTCTCGCAGCTGGCCGAGGCCCGCTGGATCACCAGCCGGGAGGGCACCGCCGGGGCCCGGTCGCTGATCCGGCTGTGCGCGGCCGCCGGATTCGACGCGGAGGTCGCGTTCCGCAGCAACAACTACAACGTCGTACGGGAGTTGGTGTCCGCACGACTCGGCGTGGCGGTCGTTCCGGCGCTCGGCCACGTACCCAGTGAGGAGATCGAGGCCGTCCGGCTCACTCAGCGCTCCGCGCATCGCCAGGTGATGGCACTGCACCGCAGCGAGAACAGCAATCCTCTGCTCGGCACGGTGCTCGGCGCCCTGCGGCGCGCGGTGCCCACCGGTGAGCCGTATCTGCACCCGGCCGAGGAGCCTGAATCGTGA
- a CDS encoding FAD-binding and (Fe-S)-binding domain-containing protein, translating to MTTTVQGHVGLDAAAVTEALDRGECGEVAGDAGRRAQYSADASNYRQVPLAVVFPRARQQVLNALSVCRRLGVPVTARGAGTSTSGQAVGPGVVLDFSRYFNRLLALDPQTRTATVQPGIVLDDLQAAAAEHGLLFGADPSTHSRCTLGGMIGNNACGTHSVAWGRTADNVVELEVVTYRGTVVRLGEMTQDEIDEAIAVDDERGRLIASLYRLARRSLATLRTELGTFPRQVSGYALEHLLPERRFNLARALVGSEGTLAVVLSATVRLISPPPARALVVLGFRDACAAADAVPALLGHQLLALEGLDQALTDIVTRPETRAAIDTLPSASAWLFAELGGSEDELPDRARELTKAADECPGFTGGDVITDPVRARRLWRIREDGAGLATRMPDGSEAWPGWEDAAVPPDRLGPYLRRFTGLLDRHGLHGAVYGHFGEGCLHVRIDFDFTTEHGTAVFRAFVTEAAQLVAAHGGSLSGEHGDGQARSELLPLMYGPGVIALFEEFKNIWDPDNGLNPGMIVRPLPVDGNLRVGPHRTPLPLTTVFPFHTDDGDFAKATRRCVGVGKCRTTAPRGDVMCPSYRVTRDEKDSTRGRARLLYEMTQGEVITDGWRSREVRDALDLCLSCKGCSADCPVGVDMATYKSEFLHHHYQGRVRPASHYTMGWLPLLSRPAARMPRLVNALTSSRAAPLVKRLGGIAAEREIPRFAPRTFLSWFRTRAPEGDGHRGPVLLWVDSFNNHFTPDVLKAGVAVLENAGFRVQVPDGTQCCGLTWITTGQLGVARRIARRTIAALAPALGAGVPVVGLEPSCTAALRTDLPELLDGDEDARALARATVTLAELLVHHATDWHPPHIKARSISQTHCHQHATSGFGADSTLLHRMGVDNTVLDAGCCGLAGNFGFERGHYDVSVAAGEQVLLPAVRATAPDTHILADGFSCRTQIAQRTDRTGTHLAQLIADALSNLANGQGTARD from the coding sequence GTGACCACGACAGTACAAGGCCACGTCGGCCTCGACGCGGCGGCTGTGACCGAAGCCCTCGACCGGGGCGAATGCGGCGAAGTCGCCGGTGACGCCGGCCGTCGGGCCCAGTACTCCGCCGATGCCTCCAACTACCGGCAGGTCCCGCTGGCCGTGGTCTTCCCGCGCGCGCGGCAGCAGGTCCTCAACGCGCTCTCCGTGTGCCGCCGCCTGGGAGTGCCGGTCACCGCCCGCGGCGCGGGCACCAGCACCTCCGGTCAGGCCGTCGGCCCGGGTGTGGTGCTCGACTTCTCCCGCTACTTCAACCGGCTGCTCGCCCTGGACCCGCAGACACGCACCGCGACGGTGCAGCCGGGCATCGTCCTGGACGATCTCCAGGCGGCCGCCGCCGAGCACGGCCTGCTGTTCGGCGCCGATCCGTCCACCCACAGCCGCTGCACGCTCGGTGGCATGATCGGCAACAACGCGTGCGGAACCCATTCCGTGGCCTGGGGCCGCACCGCGGACAACGTCGTGGAACTCGAAGTCGTCACCTACCGCGGCACCGTGGTCCGCCTCGGCGAGATGACCCAGGACGAGATCGACGAGGCCATCGCCGTGGACGACGAGCGCGGCAGGCTCATCGCCTCCCTGTACCGCCTCGCCCGCAGAAGCCTGGCCACGCTGCGAACCGAACTCGGGACGTTCCCGCGCCAGGTGTCGGGCTACGCACTTGAACATCTGCTGCCCGAGCGCCGGTTCAACCTGGCCAGGGCCCTCGTCGGCAGCGAGGGCACGCTGGCCGTCGTCCTCTCGGCGACCGTCCGCCTCATCTCACCCCCACCGGCACGAGCTCTGGTCGTGCTCGGCTTCCGGGACGCCTGCGCGGCCGCCGATGCGGTGCCCGCCCTCCTGGGCCACCAACTGCTCGCACTCGAAGGACTCGACCAGGCGTTGACGGACATCGTCACCCGGCCCGAGACCCGCGCGGCCATCGACACCCTCCCCTCCGCGTCGGCCTGGCTGTTCGCCGAACTCGGCGGCAGCGAGGACGAACTACCCGACCGGGCCAGGGAATTGACCAAGGCCGCCGACGAGTGCCCGGGCTTCACCGGCGGCGACGTCATCACCGACCCCGTACGCGCCCGCCGGCTGTGGCGGATCCGCGAGGACGGAGCGGGGCTGGCGACCCGTATGCCGGACGGCTCCGAAGCCTGGCCCGGCTGGGAGGACGCGGCCGTCCCACCCGACCGACTGGGCCCCTACCTGCGCCGGTTCACCGGCCTGCTGGACCGGCACGGACTCCACGGTGCCGTCTACGGGCACTTCGGCGAGGGCTGTCTGCATGTGCGCATCGACTTCGACTTCACCACCGAGCACGGTACGGCCGTCTTCCGCGCCTTCGTCACCGAGGCCGCCCAGCTCGTCGCCGCGCACGGGGGCTCGCTGTCGGGCGAGCACGGGGACGGCCAGGCGCGGTCGGAGCTGCTGCCGCTCATGTACGGGCCGGGTGTCATCGCCCTGTTCGAGGAGTTCAAGAACATCTGGGACCCCGACAACGGCCTCAACCCCGGCATGATCGTCCGGCCACTCCCCGTGGACGGCAACCTGCGGGTCGGCCCGCACCGCACGCCACTGCCCCTGACGACCGTGTTCCCCTTCCACACCGACGACGGTGACTTCGCCAAGGCCACCCGCCGCTGCGTCGGCGTCGGCAAATGCCGTACCACTGCTCCTCGCGGCGACGTCATGTGCCCCAGCTACCGGGTCACCCGGGACGAGAAGGACTCCACCCGCGGCCGGGCCCGGCTGCTGTACGAGATGACGCAGGGCGAAGTGATCACGGACGGCTGGCGCTCCCGCGAGGTCCGGGACGCCCTCGACCTGTGCCTGTCCTGCAAGGGCTGCAGCGCCGACTGTCCGGTCGGGGTGGACATGGCCACGTACAAGTCGGAGTTCCTGCACCACCACTACCAGGGGCGCGTGCGGCCCGCCTCGCACTACACCATGGGCTGGCTGCCCCTGCTGTCCCGGCCGGCCGCGCGCATGCCACGGCTGGTCAACGCGCTGACGTCGTCCCGGGCGGCGCCCCTGGTCAAACGCCTGGGCGGCATCGCGGCGGAACGGGAGATACCGCGCTTCGCCCCACGGACCTTCCTGTCCTGGTTCCGCACCCGCGCACCCGAAGGCGACGGGCACCGAGGGCCGGTCCTGCTGTGGGTCGACTCGTTCAACAACCACTTCACCCCGGACGTCCTGAAAGCCGGGGTGGCCGTGCTGGAGAACGCCGGCTTCCGCGTCCAGGTCCCCGACGGCACCCAGTGCTGCGGACTGACCTGGATCACCACCGGGCAACTCGGCGTCGCCCGCCGCATCGCCCGACGTACGATCGCCGCCCTCGCCCCGGCGCTCGGCGCGGGCGTCCCGGTCGTCGGCCTGGAACCCAGCTGCACGGCAGCCCTCCGGACCGACCTGCCCGAACTCCTCGACGGCGACGAAGACGCGCGCGCCCTCGCCCGGGCCACCGTCACCCTCGCCGAACTCCTCGTCCACCACGCCACCGACTGGCACCCCCCGCACATCAAGGCCCGGTCCATCAGCCAGACCCACTGCCACCAGCACGCGACCTCCGGTTTCGGCGCCGACAGCACGTTGCTGCACCGGATGGGCGTCGACAACACCGTGCTGGATGCGGGCTGTTGCGGCCTGGCCGGCAACTTCGGCTTCGAACGCGGCCACTACGACGTCTCCGTGGCGGCGGGCGAGCAGGTCCTGCTGCCCGCCGTACGAGCCACCGCTCCCGACACGCACATCCTCGCCGACGGCTTCAGCTGCCGTACCCAGATCGCCCAGCGAACCGACCGCACCGGTACGCATCTCGCACAGCTCATCGCCGACGCCCTCTCCAACCTCGCCAACGGACAAGGAACCGCCCGTGACTGA
- a CDS encoding Glu/Leu/Phe/Val family dehydrogenase: MTDALSLVDDWGPEKIVVVSHRRTGMKGVLVVDNTARGIGKGGTRMSPHVTVGEVARLARVMTWKWASVDLFYGGAKAGIVADPSSRDKEAVLRAFARALSNEVPREYVMGLDMGLTESDAAIIQDELGDRGAAVGTPEHLGGVAYDKLGVTGYGVAEAADAAAQYQDLPLTGSRVAIQGFGAVGNAAAQRFSELGATVVAVSTAHGALHDPTGLDVAGLLAARDEHGDHFVTRHQHGTPLPPGGELTVDCDILVPAALQDVIDRATAQRIKARLVVEGANLPTSPEAQDILAERGISVIPDFVANAGGVVAAAFAMDSRHSGFRPDTAAIFETISSRLRTNTITVLEEARRREVTPHTAGRDLAEARVRTAMRSKGRIPLA; this comes from the coding sequence GTGACTGACGCACTGTCCCTCGTCGACGACTGGGGCCCGGAAAAGATCGTCGTCGTCTCGCACCGACGTACCGGCATGAAGGGCGTCCTGGTCGTCGACAACACCGCCCGGGGCATCGGCAAGGGCGGCACCCGGATGAGTCCGCACGTGACCGTCGGCGAAGTGGCCCGCCTGGCCCGCGTGATGACCTGGAAGTGGGCGAGTGTCGACCTCTTCTACGGCGGTGCGAAGGCCGGCATCGTCGCCGACCCCTCCTCCCGCGACAAGGAAGCGGTCCTGCGTGCGTTCGCCCGCGCGCTGTCCAACGAGGTGCCCCGCGAGTACGTGATGGGACTGGACATGGGGCTGACCGAGAGCGATGCCGCCATCATCCAGGACGAACTCGGTGACCGCGGTGCCGCGGTCGGCACCCCCGAACACCTCGGCGGCGTCGCCTACGACAAGCTCGGCGTCACCGGCTACGGGGTCGCCGAAGCGGCCGACGCCGCGGCACAGTACCAGGACCTGCCCCTGACCGGTTCCCGCGTCGCCATCCAGGGCTTCGGCGCCGTCGGCAACGCGGCGGCCCAGCGCTTCTCCGAACTGGGCGCCACCGTCGTGGCGGTCTCCACAGCCCACGGAGCCCTGCACGATCCGACCGGCCTGGACGTGGCCGGCCTCCTGGCCGCCCGCGACGAACACGGCGACCACTTCGTCACCCGACACCAGCACGGAACCCCCCTGCCCCCGGGCGGCGAACTCACCGTGGACTGCGACATTCTCGTGCCCGCCGCACTGCAGGACGTCATCGACCGCGCCACCGCCCAGCGGATCAAGGCCAGACTCGTCGTCGAAGGCGCCAATCTGCCCACCTCACCCGAGGCACAGGACATCCTCGCCGAGCGCGGCATATCCGTGATCCCCGACTTCGTCGCCAACGCGGGTGGGGTCGTCGCGGCCGCCTTCGCCATGGACTCCCGTCACTCCGGCTTCCGGCCCGACACCGCCGCCATCTTCGAGACCATCTCGTCCAGGCTGCGAACCAACACGATCACCGTTCTCGAGGAGGCCCGACGCCGAGAGGTCACCCCGCACACCGCCGGCCGCGACCTGGCCGAAGCACGCGTCCGCACCGCGATGCGCAGCAAGGGACGCATTCCCCTCGCCTGA
- a CDS encoding endonuclease/exonuclease/phosphatase family protein codes for MPDGIGVTRHQGLRTAAAATAGSTQSGADGEHPGALSVMTYNLRVARPTGSNRWAVRRPVMRELLRREHPHVIGTQEGLYRQLRRIQKDIGPRYDWIGIGRMGSRKDEFSAVLYDTGRLAPIESDHYWLSDTPSVIASNTWGARFPRVVTWIRFSDLAHEGREFYVLNTHLDHRSQYARERSAELIRETIAAFDSSLPVVVTGDFNVAAHHNPVYDAMLAAGLVDTWDAAGARGPLYATFHGFQPPEPDGRRIDWILTTPRVTTHWAAINTFAVNGRFPSDHLPVQASLDLGTHR; via the coding sequence GTGCCGGACGGCATAGGAGTGACGCGACACCAGGGCCTGAGGACCGCGGCGGCGGCCACCGCCGGGTCAACCCAGTCTGGCGCGGACGGCGAGCATCCGGGCGCGCTGAGCGTCATGACGTACAACCTGCGTGTCGCCCGCCCAACCGGCAGCAATCGCTGGGCCGTGCGGCGCCCGGTGATGCGGGAACTGCTGCGCCGGGAGCACCCCCACGTCATCGGTACCCAGGAGGGCCTCTACCGGCAGCTGCGGAGGATCCAGAAGGACATCGGCCCGCGCTACGACTGGATCGGCATCGGTCGTATGGGCAGCAGAAAGGACGAGTTCTCTGCGGTCCTCTACGACACCGGACGCCTGGCGCCGATCGAGTCCGACCACTACTGGCTCTCCGACACACCGTCCGTGATCGCGTCCAACACTTGGGGCGCGCGCTTCCCGCGTGTGGTGACGTGGATCCGGTTCAGCGACCTCGCCCACGAGGGCCGGGAGTTCTATGTCCTCAATACCCATCTGGACCACCGGAGCCAGTACGCGCGCGAGCGCTCCGCGGAGCTGATCCGCGAGACGATCGCCGCCTTCGACAGCTCCTTACCGGTCGTGGTGACCGGCGACTTCAACGTCGCAGCACACCACAACCCGGTCTACGACGCGATGTTGGCCGCCGGGCTCGTGGACACCTGGGACGCGGCGGGTGCGCGCGGGCCGCTGTACGCGACCTTCCACGGTTTCCAACCGCCGGAGCCCGACGGTCGTCGCATCGACTGGATCCTCACCACCCCCCGGGTGACCACACACTGGGCAGCGATCAACACGTTCGCGGTGAATGGCCGGTTTCCGAGCGACCACCTGCCGGTGCAAGCCTCGCTGGACCTGGGAACGCATCGCTGA
- a CDS encoding alpha/beta fold hydrolase, whose protein sequence is MLRHPGAVRSAVLHEPAMISVVADPAAAQASVAAAIQEGVAQGGPPGAVDRFFRPVAGDATWDRVPTDLRNRITSNGETLLGMELGTFEAYRPGDSAFAGITTPTHVLVSENSPGVFHEVAAWLSGRAGFEVVRTPGSHTPQFDHPDELVRTIRPLLRGRGRT, encoded by the coding sequence TTGCTCCGCCACCCTGGCGCTGTCCGTTCCGCGGTATTGCACGAGCCTGCGATGATCTCGGTCGTGGCCGACCCGGCGGCGGCGCAGGCAAGCGTGGCGGCGGCCATTCAGGAGGGAGTGGCCCAGGGCGGTCCTCCAGGAGCTGTCGACCGCTTCTTCCGCCCCGTGGCCGGCGATGCGACCTGGGATCGTGTGCCCACGGACCTGCGCAACAGAATCACGTCGAACGGTGAGACGCTCCTCGGCATGGAGCTGGGTACGTTCGAGGCCTACCGCCCTGGCGATTCGGCATTCGCCGGTATCACCACACCCACCCATGTCCTGGTCAGCGAGAATTCACCGGGCGTCTTCCACGAGGTCGCCGCGTGGCTGTCCGGTCGGGCGGGGTTCGAGGTGGTACGGACACCCGGCTCGCACACGCCGCAGTTCGACCACCCGGACGAGCTCGTCCGAACCATCAGGCCGCTACTACGCGGACGCGGACGCACGTAG
- a CDS encoding maleylpyruvate isomerase family mycothiol-dependent enzyme: protein MAMGSPEPVRDVWPIVHAERAALIHDLEGLDDKQWEQPSLCVGWTVHDVVAHLVDSARTTRVGFVARLARARFDFHRLNAHGVAHERGASPLETLARLRQVASRKSTPPAPLDSRIVEEVVHGEDIRRPLGLTRLYPRDAVVRALRLQAHTPASFGGARELVAPLRLTATDADVSIGDGLEVTGPALSLLLAITGRRVAVNDLDGEGVGALR, encoded by the coding sequence ATGGCCATGGGAAGCCCGGAGCCCGTCAGAGATGTCTGGCCGATCGTGCATGCGGAGCGTGCGGCACTGATCCACGACCTTGAGGGTCTCGATGACAAGCAGTGGGAGCAGCCGTCACTTTGTGTGGGGTGGACGGTCCATGATGTCGTTGCCCACCTGGTCGACTCAGCTCGCACGACGCGTGTCGGCTTCGTGGCCCGCCTCGCCCGGGCACGGTTCGACTTCCACCGCCTGAACGCTCACGGTGTGGCGCACGAGCGCGGTGCCTCACCGCTGGAGACGTTGGCGCGGCTTCGTCAGGTGGCCTCGCGGAAGTCGACCCCTCCGGCGCCCCTTGACAGCCGGATCGTCGAGGAGGTCGTCCACGGTGAGGACATCCGCCGTCCCTTGGGACTCACCCGCCTCTACCCCCGGGATGCCGTCGTCAGGGCGCTTCGCCTGCAGGCTCACACCCCGGCGTCTTTCGGCGGCGCCAGGGAACTAGTGGCCCCTCTCCGCCTCACGGCAACCGACGCCGATGTGTCGATTGGCGATGGTCTGGAAGTGACCGGACCTGCGCTTTCACTGCTTCTCGCAATTACGGGACGGCGCGTGGCAGTCAACGACCTGGACGGCGAGGGAGTCGGTGCGCTGAGGTAG
- a CDS encoding SulP family inorganic anion transporter: protein MFQRIMREILSGLTVAVVALPLAIAFGITATGTSEGALVGLYGAIFAGFFAPLFGGTPAQVTGPTGPITVVATGVIADHGLDAAFLAFVMAGGFQILFGLCRLGSLIRYIPHPVVSGFMGGIALIIILGELDQVEKSFLVVAGTIVLMFASARVIKSIPASLLALVVMTLLLRLVDSWVQGVRMGPVPLNTAIDYIGKIPESIPSFAVPDLGGSQLLSLLLPALSIALLGSIDSLLTSVVMDNITGQRHRSNKELIGQGIGNAASGLFGGLASAGATVRSVVNVRSGGRTALSAATHSVILLALVVGLGAVVQYIPLAVLSGILILTAVGMFDWESLRQAHVSPRGDVAVMFATMVVTVLVDLTVAVAVGVGLALIVHVAKSRRRKASIVHDGADTYRIEGPLSFLSVDHVFAKLRNDRSSLSLSLKDVTYMDLSGAKALLTFIDHSHKSGVKLGIKDLPPHVENRLITLANEEQRDKLQTVVEARS, encoded by the coding sequence ATGTTCCAGCGCATCATGCGAGAGATTTTGTCCGGGCTGACGGTGGCTGTCGTGGCGCTACCGTTGGCAATCGCATTCGGTATCACCGCGACCGGCACCTCCGAGGGCGCGCTCGTCGGACTGTACGGCGCAATCTTCGCCGGATTCTTCGCGCCCCTGTTCGGTGGTACGCCTGCCCAGGTGACCGGGCCTACCGGCCCCATAACTGTCGTCGCCACCGGAGTTATCGCCGACCACGGGCTTGACGCCGCGTTTCTCGCATTCGTCATGGCCGGCGGGTTTCAGATCCTGTTCGGACTGTGCAGACTCGGATCGCTCATCCGCTACATTCCCCACCCGGTGGTGTCGGGGTTCATGGGCGGTATCGCGTTGATCATCATCCTGGGCGAACTGGACCAAGTGGAGAAGAGCTTCCTGGTTGTTGCAGGAACGATTGTGCTCATGTTCGCCTCCGCGCGAGTGATCAAGTCGATCCCTGCCAGTCTGCTCGCCCTGGTGGTCATGACCCTGCTCCTGCGGCTCGTGGACTCGTGGGTGCAAGGCGTGCGGATGGGACCGGTCCCGCTCAACACGGCGATCGACTACATAGGCAAGATCCCAGAGTCGATTCCCTCGTTCGCCGTCCCGGACCTCGGCGGATCGCAGCTGCTCAGCCTCCTCCTGCCTGCCCTGAGCATTGCTCTGCTGGGTTCCATCGACTCGTTGCTGACCTCGGTCGTCATGGACAACATCACCGGCCAGCGGCATCGCAGCAACAAGGAACTGATCGGGCAGGGAATCGGCAACGCCGCCAGCGGACTGTTCGGCGGCCTGGCCAGCGCCGGCGCGACCGTCAGGTCCGTCGTCAACGTCCGCAGCGGCGGCCGTACCGCACTGTCGGCGGCCACGCACAGCGTCATCCTGCTTGCCCTGGTGGTGGGCCTCGGTGCTGTCGTCCAGTACATCCCGCTCGCGGTGCTGTCGGGGATCCTGATCCTCACCGCAGTCGGCATGTTCGACTGGGAGAGCCTGCGCCAGGCGCACGTCTCCCCGCGCGGGGACGTCGCCGTAATGTTCGCGACCATGGTCGTCACCGTTCTCGTCGACCTGACGGTGGCCGTCGCCGTCGGCGTCGGCCTGGCACTCATCGTTCATGTCGCGAAGTCGCGTCGGCGGAAAGCCTCGATCGTCCACGATGGCGCCGACACCTACCGCATCGAAGGGCCGCTGTCTTTCCTGTCGGTCGACCATGTCTTCGCCAAGCTGCGCAACGACAGGTCGAGTCTGTCGCTGAGCCTGAAGGACGTGACCTACATGGACCTGTCCGGGGCGAAGGCGTTGCTGACCTTTATCGACCATTCGCACAAGTCAGGCGTCAAGCTCGGAATCAAGGACCTGCCACCGCATGTCGAGAACAGGCTGATCACACTCGCGAACGAGGAACAACGCGACAAGCTGCAAACCGTCGTTGAAGCAAGATCATAG